A single Zootoca vivipara chromosome 1, rZooViv1.1, whole genome shotgun sequence DNA region contains:
- the RALB gene encoding ras-related protein Ral-B, whose translation MAANKTKNQSSLALHKVIMVGSGGVGKSALTLQFMYDEFVEDYEPTKADSYRKKVVLDGEEVQIDILDTAGQEDYAAIRDNYFRSGEGFLLVFSITEHESFTATAEFREQILRVKAEEDKIPLLVVGNKSDLEDRRQVPVEAARSKAEEWGVQYVETSAKTRANVDKVFFDLMREVRAKKMSENKDKNGKKSSKNKKSFKERCCLL comes from the exons ATGGCTGCGAACAAGACAAAAAACCAGAGCTCTCTGGCCCTCCACAAAGTAATCATGGTTGGCAGTGGAGGTGTGGGCAAATCAGCACTTACACTTCAGTTTATGTATGATGAG TTTGTTGAAGACTATGAACCTACGAAGGCTGATAGTTACAGAAAGAAAGTAGTTTTGGATGGTGAGGAGGTACAGATCGATATTTTGGATACAGCTGGACAAGAAGATTACGCAGCTATTCGAGACAATTACTTCCGTAGTGGAGAGGGTTTTCTCCTAGTTTTCTCCATAACTGAGCATGAATCCTTTACAGCAACAGCAGAGTTTAG GGAGCAGATCCTGCGTGTAAAAGCTGAAGAGGACAAGATACCTTTACTTGTGGTGGGAAATAAATCTGACTTGGAAGACCGTCGCCAAGTGCCTGTAGAAGCGGCTAGAAGTAAAGCAGAAGAGTGGGGAGTGCAGTATGTAGAGACATCAGCAAAAACCAGAGCAAATGTAGATAAG GTATTCTTTGATCTAATGAGAGAGGTTAGAGCCAAGAAGATGTCGGAAAACAAAGACAAGAATGGCAAGAAGAGCAGCAAGAACAAGAAGAGCTTTAAAGAACGATGCTGCTTATTGTGA